From a region of the Besnoitia besnoiti strain Bb-Ger1 chromosome I, whole genome shotgun sequence genome:
- a CDS encoding GTPase RAB7 (encoded by transcript BESB_004630): MPPKKKALLKVIILGDSGVGKTSLMNQYVNKKFSNQYKATIGADFLTKDVVIDDKEVTVQIWDTAGQERFQSLGVAFYRGADCCVLVFDVTNPKSFESLQSWKEEFLIQSSPPDPDSFPFVVVGNKVDEREKRRVSCGKAEAFCRQSGSDIPYFETSAKTAANVHLAFEEIAKRAMVQEKKQEQIYLPETLTLSNPDVRPAPIDNSGGCC; this comes from the exons ATGCCGCCTAAGAAGAAGGCCCTCCTTAAAGTCATCATCCTCGGTGACAGCGG GGTTGGCAAGACCTCCCTGATGAACCAGTATGTCAACAAGAAATTCTCCAACCAGTACAAGGCTACGA TTGGTGCCGATTTCCTCACGAAGGACGTCGTGATAGACGACAAGGAGGTCACGGTTCAGATCTGGGATACAGCCG GTCAGGAGCGATTCCAAAGTCTCGGCGTGGCTTTCTACCGAGGCGCGGACTGCTGCGTGCTGGTGTTCGACGTGACGAATCCCAAGTCGTTCGAGAGCCTTCAGTCGTGGAAGGAAGAGTTCCTCATTCAG tcgtctccgccggacCCCGACTCCTTCCCGTTCGTTGTGGTGGGCAACAAGGTCGATGAGC gcgagaagcgccgcgtctcATGCGGCAAGGCCGAGGCCTTCTGCCGCCAGAGCGGGAGCGACATTCCGTACTTTGAGACGAGTGCCAAGACTGCCGCGAACGTCCACCTCGCCTTCGAGGAGATCGCGAAACGGGCGATGGTGCAAGAAAAGAAGCAGGAGCAAAT CTACCTCCCTGAGACGCTGACTCTCTCCAACCCGGACGTTCGCCCCGCACCCATCGACAACAGCGGCGGCTGTTGCTAA
- a CDS encoding SNARE associated protein (encoded by transcript BESB_004640) has product MSPPPPPSFSSCSPATISSTPSLPCSRGSPRAVAASAADAASASAFASASKRAPAEARCVEASSRARASSAGGDGEGLLAIALRVSALAAAVGMALWLATRFAFLRFFEQFVKSLQRESAGLGAKQSLSRLGAFVGLYAVGGILFVPAPVMSVAAGALFSDNLLLAMFLILSGSLLGACSSFLFSRFLLRSVILRHVVAKRPFLRAVDFAVRKEGLKILLCARMVLPYTLNNYFLGVTGVTFWQFALATFLTGFPFALAYAAIGAELPDLDTIFSTFSSSPSAESPAAPPPAFSLSSFFFASSSARAKPFFVLGGCALLLVAVPTVKRVAREILTQAATEANEQVTAEASKVKRT; this is encoded by the exons atgtctccgcctcctcccccttctttctcctcttgtTCTCCGGCTACGATCTCCTcgacgccttcgctgccctgcagcagaggctctcctcgcgccgttgcggcctctgcggcggacgctgcctctgcatctgcttttgcctcggcctcgaaacgcgcgcctgcggaggcaaGATGCGTGgaggcgtcttctcgcgcgcgcgcctcttctgcgggcggagacggcgagggtTTGCTGGCGatcgcgctgcgcgtctccgcgctcgccgcagccgtcgGCATGGCGCTGTGGCTCGCtacgcgcttcgccttcctcaggTTTTTCGAGCAGTTCGTCAagtcgctgcagcgcgaaagCGCGGGGCTCGGCGCGAAGCAAAgcctcagccgcctcggcgcgttcGTCGGCCTATATGCGGTC GGCGGCATTTTGTTTGTGCCAGCGCCAGTGATgtccgtcgccgcaggcgcgctctTCTCAGACAACCTCCTGCTCGCTATGTTCCTTATTCTCAGCG GAAGTTTGTTGGGCGCTTGCagctccttcctcttctcgcggtTTCTCCTGCGCAGCGTCATCCTCCGCCACGTAGTCGCGAAGCGCCCCTTTCTGCGCGCAGTTGACTTTGCCG tTCGAAAAGAAGGCTTAAAgattcttctctgcgcgcgcatgGTCCTGCCCTACACGCTGAACAACTACTTCCTCGGCGTCACTGGCGTGACCTTCTG GCAGTTCGCGCTGGCGACGTTCCTGACGGGTTTCCCGTTCGCGCTGGCGTACGCGGCTATCGGCGCAGAACTGCCAGATCTCGACACAA TTTTTTCaactttttcttcctctccgtctgcggagagtccggccgcgcctcctcccgccttttcgctctcctcgttcttcttcgcttcttcctctgcgcgcgcgaagccgtTTTTCGTTTTgggaggctgcgcgctgcttctcgtaGCTGTACCTACGGTCAAGCGCGTCGCCAGGGAGATTCTcacgcaggccgcgacggAAGCGAACGAGCAAGTCACCGCAGAGGCTTCGAAGGTCAAGCGCACGTAG
- a CDS encoding hypothetical protein (encoded by transcript BESB_004650), which produces MPVAPRFAFSTLSSLSSALPLFSSSSRVSSALPCAAFSSLRSPASRLCGGASLPSFWRPSPPSGGVFSPAPSAQPRRPAIPSRETALWGFTIFVNPDTAPDNKDLIVGTYNRMCISQGHIRRIRENRRRVKRVTRGEGGSFAVLKRRKERYWEMRKTRETARRVLWTDIGKLRYGQLRRLIEALHTNVTLEERKLRQETGEQAPPSAREAAAPLSRTGSP; this is translated from the exons atgcCTGTCGCCCCGCGGTTCGCG TTCTCGACGCTTTCCTCTTTGTCTTCCGCactccctctcttctcgtcttcgtctcgcgtgtcttctgccttgccctgcgcggcgttttcttctctgcgctcgcctgcgtctcgtcTCTGTGGCGGCGCTTCGTTGCCTTCTTTTTggcgcccttcgccgccttccggaggcgtcttctctccggcCCCAagcgcgcagccgaggcgaccGGCGATCCCGTCCCGCGAGACGGCTCTCTGGGGGTTCACGATCTTCGTCAACCCCGACACTGCGCCAGACAA cAAGGACTTGATCGTCGGCACCTACAACCGCATGTGCATATCGCAGGGACACATTCGGCGCATCCGCGAAAACCGCCGCCGGGTGAAGCGCGTGACGCGCGGTGAAGGGGGCAGCTTCGCAGTGCTCAAGCGCCGGAAGGAGAGGTACTGGGAGATGCGGAAGACTCGCGAAACCGCCAGGCGCGTCCTCTGGACGGACATCGGCAAGCTCCGCTACGGGCAACTCCGCCGGCTCATCGAGGCCCTACACACCAACGTGACGCTCGAGGAACGAAAGCTGCGCCAGGAGACCGGCGAAcaagcgccgccgagcgcgcgcgaggccgccgcgccgctctctaGAACGGGAAGCCCGTAG
- a CDS encoding methionine aminopeptidase (encoded by transcript BESB_004660) yields MDVTSSLSSLSASGEDGREEEAEEDGESEGEEEEEKDFCWGDDGKETTGQDSAPSAKGPPVCNEFLEEGTVSSAALACLISRPSLFLLPSVKLSLSVSIRLSRVVLFLSLALGWVSFHCAVAGAPASSAFPPLSCSSPPHLFSSASLAVAVYCPDAMETTSSSAAEDSAQVKCEGCGKLVKPELACPTCVKLGIKGSYFCSQACFRASWKRHKDVHEVFRMLQKHQGETCAVANYDPHNRAAWRNNAHLSNFLSFSFTGPLRPWPIRERMRTVPAHIPQPDYALTGVPQSELDSKRKSNVHVHSPEELQRLREACLLGRRALDLAHSLVKPGVTTEEIDAKVHAFIVENGGYPSPLNYQQFPKSCCTSVNEVICHGIPDLRPLEEGDIVNVDVTVFYKGMHGDLNETYFVGEVDADSKRLVEGAYECLMAAVKQCRPGMMYREIGRIVSDVADKHNLSVVKSYCGHGIGELFHTTPNIPHYRKNKAIGVMKPGHVFTIEPMINLGKSGDVLWPDNWTACTIDGKRSAQFEHTLVVTEEGVEVLTKRLESSPPLEFDSAPYDLA; encoded by the exons ATGGATGTCacctcctctctttcttcgctcagtgcgagcggagaggacgggagagaagaggaagcagaggaggacggagaaagcgaaggtgaagaagaggaagaaaaggacTTTTGCTGGGGCGATGATGGAAAGGAGACAAC CGGACAAGATTCGGCGCCTTCAGCGAAAGGGCCTCCGGTGTGCAATGAGTTCCTCGAAGAGGGgactgtctcctccgcagctctTGCCTGCCTGATCTCTCGTCCGTCCCTCTTTCTCCTGCCTTCCGTCaaactctctctctctgtctccatccgtctctctcgcgttgttttatttctctctctggctcTCGGCTGGGTCTCGTTTcactgcgccgtcgccggtgCCCCCGCATCTTCCGCTTTCCCGCCTCTCTCGtgttcttctcctcctcaccttttctcttctgcttctctcgcggtcgccgtctACTGTCCCGACGCGATGGAGACcacttcctcctccgctgcggaggacTCCGCGCAGGTGAAGTGCGAGGGATGCGGCAAGCTCGTAAAGCCTGAGCTGGCGTGCCCGACTTGCGTCAAGCTAGGCATTAAGGGCAGCTACTTCTGCAGTCAAGCCTGCTTCAGAGCCAGTTGGAAGCGGCACAAAGACGTCCACGAGGTTTTCCGCATGCTCCAGAAGCATCAGGGAGAGACCTGCGCCGTTGCCAACTACGACCCCCACAATCGTGCCGCATGGCGAAACAACGCCCACCTCAG CAActtcctctctttttccttcACCGGTCCGCTGCGTCCCTGGCCGATtcgcgagcgcatgcgcacggTGCCTGCGCACATTCCACAGCCAGACTACGCGCTGACTGGCGTGCCGCAGTCTGAGCTCGACAGCAAGCGGAAAAGCAACGTCCACGTCCACTCGCCCGAGGAACTCCAA aggctgcgcgaagCCTGTCTGCTGGGGCGTCGCGCACTGGATTTAGCGCACAGCCTCGTCAAGCCCGGAGTCACGACGGAGGAGATTGACGCCAAAGTGCATGCGTTCATCGTGGAGAACGGCGGCTACCCTTCGCCGCTGAACTACCAGCAGTTCCCCAAGTCCTGCTGCACCTCTGTCAACGAAGTCATCTGCCACGGAATTCCTGATCTCAG gcccctGGAAGAAGGGGACATCGTCAACGTGGACGTCACCGTGTTCTATAAAGGCATGCATGGCGACTTGAACGAAACATACTTTGTAGGCGAAGTCGACGCCGACAGCAAGCGGCTCGTTGAGGGCGCCTACGAGTGCCTCATGGCGGCCGTCAAACAG TGTCGCCCCGGCATGATGTACCGCGAAATCGGGCGGATTGTCTCCGACGTCGCGGACAAGCACAA cctctccgtcgtcaAGTCCTACTGCGGCCACGGCATCGGCGAGCTGTTTCACACGACTCCCAACATCCCGCACTACCGAAAGAACAAGGCA ATCGGTGTGATGAAGCCTGGTCACGTGTTCACGATTGAGCCGATGATCAACCTGGGGAAGTCGGGCGACGTGCTGTGGCCCGATAACTGGACTGCATGCACAATCGACGGCAAACGCTCTGCGCAGTTTGAGCACACGCTTGTCGTCACGGAGGAGGGCGTTGAAGTCCTCACGAAGCGGCTGGagagctcgccgcctctcgagTTCGACTCCGCGCCCTACGATCTCGCATGA
- a CDS encoding transporter, major facilitator family protein (encoded by transcript BESB_004670), whose product MSPSFASQPPSTRSSSPPSSVLGFSRLSSGKRSGYDPLIELPPIDVTRLPSPSFSATPAGAAGAHAAAPPPRLLAGPSSFLPSAFGSRAGRETHVSLFDEEDDLDADDLITLAPLPATASAAAASRCARLLPSKCTYTARAVARAVVPPVASSPAAARFVLCTFLYAFLHGATDQLLPAAYKALEAQLNFSPTVLGAASSLSRLAHAFACPLWGLSVDAMSTSSPGASAAEKARRSREGEALVLRFSCVGWGVCTVLLSLLAREGQLMPLMFCSGWLMAVMGPLSQKILGEAVDCEKRGTAFGSMSFFQSTGRMVSLMLTTGLSAVVFAGVAGWRFAFAFVGFLSVAFGVALAWMLPSSALTRRSLRSAPVSPAAPAASGTSGASPLAGVCGDGEGESWQVKLRTQAAVVCSLGYVFRTRSFGVMLLLGVINGMPRTALNFIVMFFQYCGLADWQASLTVSASWLAAMFVAPFVGRFGDAVHRRYPNKGRPVLAQTAILVRALLMFLILSCVPKRSGSFPVFFLLSVLVGLMAGWPGVGVNRPILTEIVLPKHRATVFSLFSTMEGVGSALLGAPVVGMLAQQVFGYSKPLTRHRPSAASSSSSTAAPGAEGSAAAAAGAEGLFQSAEDMANAEALGKALLCTTVGPWLASVFVYFLLHWTYTVDRVAANRRSQEEKAREDARAAESDAAEAPTAEGHGEAASDLELAAAADCAPKSADGVSGLSGVEPRGARAHAKAGYAVVATQDAEDDLSEFDEEEKGQTSLKNRYEDRDDAHR is encoded by the exons ATGTCGCCCTCGttcgcgtcgcagccgccctcgacgcgatcctcttctccgccctcctccgtgCTCGGCTTCTCGCGTCTGTCCTCGGGCAAGCGGAGCGGATACGACCCGCTGATTGAGCTGCCACCGATCGATGTCAcgcgcctgccttcgccctcttTCTCCGCGACTCCAGCTGGGGCTGCAGGtgcgcacgcagcagcgcctccgccgcgtctcctcgcgggccCCTCCAGTTTCCTCCCGTCTGCGTTTGGGTCGCGCGCGGGGCGTGAGACGCACGTCTCGCTCTTCGACGAAGAGGATGACCTCGATGCGGACGACCTGATcaccctcgcgccgctgccggcgacggcctccgcggccgccgcgtcgcggtgcgcgcgcctgctgccctccaagtgtacgtacaccgcgcgcgcggtcgcgcgtgCGGTGGTGCCGCCAGTTGCGagctcgccagccgccgcgcggttCGTGCTGTGCACGTTTCTCTACGCGTTTTTGCACGGGGCGACTGaccagctgctgccggcggcctACAAGgctctggaggcgcagctgaacTTCTCGCCGACGGTGCTgggcgctgcctcttcgctgtcccgcctcgcgcacgcctTCGCGTGTCCGCTTTGGGGTCTCTCAGTCGACGCGATGAGCACGTCGTCGCCTGGggcttccgcggcggagaaggcgcgccgaagtcgagaaggcgaggcgctggtGCTGCGGTTCTCCTGCGTCGGCTGGGGCGTATGTACAGTCCTActctcgctgctcgcgcgcgaggggcaGCTGATGCCGCTCATGTTTTGCAGCGGCTGGTTGATGGCTGTCATGGGTCCACTCTCGCAGAAGATCCTCGGCGAGGCCGTCGATTGCGAGAAGCGCGGAACCGCGTTCGGGAGCATGAGCTTCTTTCAAAGCACAGGGCGCATGGTATCCCTCATGCTCACAACTGGCCTCTCTGCTGTCGTCTTTGCCGGCGTCGCG GGCTGGCGCTTCGCGTTCGCGTTCGTGGGgttcctctccgtcgccttcggcgtGGCGCTGGCGTGGATGCTGCCCTCGTCAGCGTTGACTCGCAGATCTCTACGGTCTGCGCCGGtctcgccagcagcgccggccGCGTCCGGCAcgtcgggcgcgtcgcccctcgcgggcgtctgcggagacggggaaggcgagagctGGCAGGTCAagctgcgcacgcaggccGCCGTCGTGTGCAGCCTCGGATACGTCTTCCGCACGCGAAGCTTCGGAGTCATGCTGCTCCTG GGGGTGATTAACGGGATGCCGCGGACAGCGCTGAACTTCATCGTGATGTTTTTTCAGTactgcggcctcgcagacTGGCAGGCGTCGCTGACAGTCTCGGCGAGCTGGCTGGCGGCGATGTTTGTCGCGCCCTTCGTCGGGCGATTCGGCGACGCTGTGCACCGCCGCTACCCGAATAAAGGCCGTCCGGTACTGGCGCAGACGGCCATCCTCGttcgcgcgctgctgatGTTCCTCATTCTCTCCTGCGTGCCCaagcgcagcggcagcttccccgtttttttcctcctctccgtcctcgtcgGGCTCATGGCGGGATGGCCTGGCGTGGGCGTCAACCGGCCGATTCTAACTGAGATCGTCCTCCCCAAGCACCGCGCAACCGTCTTTAGCCTC TTCTCGACTATGGAAGGCGTCGGCTCTGCGCTCTTGGGTGCCCCGGTCGTCGGGATGCTTGCCCAGCAGGTCTTTGGCTACTCGAAGCCGCTGACTCGGCACCGCCCATCggctgcgtcctcctcttcttcgacgGCCGCTCCGGGGGCGGAGGgttcggcggctgcggctgcaggcgccgagggcctcTTTCAGTCCGCGGAGGACATGGcgaacgccgaggcgctcggcAAGGCGCTGCTGTGCACCACTGTCGGTCCCTGGCTCGCGTCCGTTTTCGTCTACTTCCTGCTGCACTGGACGTACACCGTAGACCGCGTGGCGGCCAACCGGCGCTCgcaggaggagaaggcgcgcgaggatgcccgcgcggccgagagcgacgcggcggaggcgccgacggcggagggacacggagaggccgccagcgaccTCGAactcgcagctgccgcagactgcgcgccgaagagcgcAGACGGCGTCTCAGGGCTCAGCGGGgtggagccgcgcggcgcgcgtgcgcatgcgaagGCGGGCTACGCGGTTGTGGCgacgcaggacgcggaggacgacctGAGCGAAttcgacgaagaagagaaaggccAGACGTCGTTGAAGAACCGATACGAAGatcgcgacgacgcgcaccgCTGA